A single window of Mycolicibacterium aurum DNA harbors:
- a CDS encoding LLM class F420-dependent oxidoreductase encodes MQLSGVGLWSSQLRYGNPAEAAEAAAELDGLGYSALWIPDVGGPVLDSVDNLLTATEKTVIATGILNLWMHEPADVAARYAALTEAHGDRFLLGIGVSHAPLIDSTEPGRYRKPLAATKAFLDGLDAAAQPVPTSNRVLAALGPKMLQLSATRAAGAHPYLVTPDHTKTAREVLGDGPLLLPEQTVVLTDSRDEASAIGKDWLRSYLALPNYANNLLRSGFTEDDVSSVSDRLFDAIIAWGDEDAIKRRVDEHHAAGADHVCVQVITADPQEFPREQWRRLAAALL; translated from the coding sequence ATGCAGCTATCCGGAGTGGGTTTGTGGAGTTCGCAATTGCGTTACGGCAATCCGGCCGAGGCGGCCGAGGCCGCCGCCGAGCTGGACGGGCTGGGGTACTCGGCGCTGTGGATTCCCGACGTCGGTGGCCCGGTGCTCGATTCCGTCGACAACCTGCTGACCGCCACCGAGAAGACCGTGATCGCGACCGGCATCCTGAACCTCTGGATGCACGAGCCCGCCGATGTGGCGGCGCGCTATGCCGCGCTGACCGAAGCCCACGGAGACCGATTCCTGCTCGGCATCGGCGTCAGCCACGCGCCGCTGATCGATTCGACGGAGCCGGGCCGCTACCGCAAGCCGCTGGCCGCCACCAAGGCGTTCCTGGACGGGCTCGACGCAGCGGCGCAGCCGGTGCCCACGAGCAACCGGGTGCTGGCCGCTCTCGGCCCGAAGATGCTGCAGCTGTCGGCGACGCGGGCCGCGGGTGCGCATCCTTACCTGGTCACCCCGGACCACACCAAGACCGCCCGTGAGGTTCTGGGCGACGGTCCGCTGCTGCTGCCCGAGCAGACCGTCGTGCTGACCGACAGCCGGGACGAGGCGAGCGCCATCGGAAAGGATTGGCTGCGTTCCTATCTCGCGCTGCCCAACTACGCCAACAACCTGCTGCGGTCGGGCTTCACCGAAGACGACGTCAGCTCGGTCAGCGATCGGCTGTTCGACGCAATCATCGCCTGGGGTGACGAGGACGCGATCAAGCGTCGCGTCGACGAGCATCACGCGGCAGGCGCCGATCACGTGTGCGTTCAGGTCATCACCGCCGATCCGCAGGAGTTCCCGCGCGAGCAGTGGCGTCGTCTTGCCGCTGCGCTGCTGTGA